The following proteins are co-located in the Solea senegalensis isolate Sse05_10M linkage group LG12, IFAPA_SoseM_1, whole genome shotgun sequence genome:
- the LOC122778806 gene encoding dynein regulatory complex protein 1-like: MEGDSSSQLENGRMDDKDIEESCEPSMLPGIRDDSGVSILVEFNEVASGSLSQRISTLQNSLTISLANIQTDVDTRESMRRQELDEVCKMRLKLLGKYVESSQEKFEELMRGWSLAKENVSSPVELQEAMNSQQQAVLGLLAEKKKIINELRWDLMVAGDHFVKDLRKQAKERDLMMERMEDQIKTLIKTYRKELAETESVNHQENEALLIRDKCHWEQYQKEVYDTELEMVTQRREKVEDYEAKIQSLILENMKMQAIDKIEQDAKLQVMVREHQKICAVYTMTYLKKVKEKHDLEALKNTRIPGLQAETDQKNPVPKNINQTKRKIQHLSKNYKYNVHQYEHLQGKSKNIAVADAKTFEEMVETVEEEVKQLVERALETDSLISKRYHGVLGEKPPLAFTELCDETLTKIKELLMDEVGILAEEGKEEDEKWNSLLSTFGISENDLPKLANYVVKYSQQETQQTEDCEEPGEYSDQAAAPGTSSTFHVTADLIHPNHVLPALKSFIKQDSRFREILRQQARDKAYWESLGNIIPEEKVKLWEEVERTLMQYLIVLKDIAELVPEMDSLRQQNTEMRRMLQKSPKPQVST, from the coding sequence ATGGAAGGAGATTCCAGCTCCCAGCTGgaaaatggacggatggatgatAAGGATATAGAAGAGTCCTGTGAACCCTCCATGTTACCGGGAATCCGGGACGATAGCGGGGTCTCTATACTAGTGGAGTTCAATGAAGTGGCCTCAGGTAGCCTGTCTCAGAGGATATCCACTCTGCAAAATTCATTAACAATTTCTTTGGCCAACATTCAAACTGATGTTGATACGAGAGAGTCAATGCGAAGACAGGAGTTGGATGAAGTTTGCAAAATGAGATTGAAGTTGCTGGGAAAATATGTAGAGTCCAGTCAAGAAAAATTTGAAGAGCTAATGAGAGGGTGGTCACTTGCTAAGGAGAATGTGAGCAGCCCTGTGGAGCTGCAAGAAGCTATGAACAGCCAGCAGCAGGCAGTACTGGGTCTAttagcagagaagaagaaaatcataAATGAGCTGCGATGGGACCTTATGGTTGCAGGTGATCACTTTGTCAAAGACTTGAGGAAGCAGGCAAAGGAGCGGGACTTGATGATGGAGAGGATGGAGGACCAGATCAAAACTTTGATCAAAACGTACAGGAAGGAGCTGGCTGAGACTGAAAGCGTTAATCACCAGGAAAATGAAGCCTTACTTATAAGAGATAAGTGTCACTGGGAACAATACCAGAAGGAAGTCTATGACACAGAGTTAGAGATGGTGACACAGAGAAGGGAGAAAGTTGAAGATTATGAAGCTAAAATTCAGAGTCTGATACTGGAGAACATGAAAATGCAAGCAATTGATAAAATAGAGCAGGACGCCAAATTGCAGGTCATGGTGAGAGAGCATCAAAAAATCTGTGCCGTCTACACAATGACATATCTAAAGAAAGTTAAAGAAAAGCATGATCTAGAAGCACTTAAGAATACCAGGATCCCTGGTCTTCAGGCAGAGACTGACCAGAAAAATCCAGTCCCCAAGAATATTAATCAGACAAAAAGGAAGATCCAGCATTTGTCAAAAAACTACAAGTACAATGTCCATCAATATGAACATCTACAGGGGAAGAGCAAAAACATTGCAGTTGCTGATGCAAAGACATTTGAGGAGATGGTGGAAACAGTTGAAGAAGAAGTGAAGCAATTAGTTGAGAGGGCTTTAGAAACTGACTCTCTGATCTCTAAGCGGTACCATGGCGTACTGGGAGAAAAACCTCCACTAGCCTTTACAGAACTCTGTGATGAGACTTTGACAAAAATCAAAGAGCTGCTGATGGATGAAGTTGGCATCCTGGCTGAGGAAGGcaaggaggaggatgaaaagTGGAACTCTCTCCTTTCTACTTTTGGCATCAGCGAGAACGATTTGCCCAAACTGGCTAATTATGTTGTAAAGTACAGCCAACAAGAGACACAACAGACAGAAGACTGTGAAGAGCCCGGTGAATACAGTGACCAGGCAGCAGCACCAGGAACCAGCTCTACATTTCATGTGACCGCTGACCTTATTCATCCCAACCATGTTCTGCCTGCTCTTAAAAGTTTTATCAAGCAAGATTCGAGGTTCAGGGAGATCTTACGTCAGCAAGCCCGGGACAAAGCCTATTGGGAAAGTTTGGGCAATATTATCCCTGAAGAAAAAGTCAAACTGTGGGAAGAAGTTGAGAGGACACTAATGCAATACCTTATAGTCCTCAAGGACATTGCTGAGCTTGTCCCTGAGATGGATAGTCTGAGACAGCAGAACACAGAGATGCGGAGGATGCTGCAAAAGTCTCCAAAGCCACAAGTCAGCACATAA